A portion of the Luxibacter massiliensis genome contains these proteins:
- a CDS encoding D-lyxose/D-mannose family sugar isomerase, which produces MKRSEINRAIKTAEEALDKIQFKLPSFSKWTPQEWKEKRERTGRIRKVMLGWDVTDFGSDDFAHVGAVLFTIRNGYLYDPDIGVPYCEKVIVFDSSEKQVIPLHFHNNKTEDIINRGNGIMEIELYNSTADGKVDYETPVKIFMDGMEYETEAGKIVEIMPGNSISLTPGIYHRFGAKKGAGNLVAGEVSKINDDNLDNVFAEEQKRFSEIEEDEEILYPLCNECGK; this is translated from the coding sequence ATGAAACGTTCTGAGATAAATCGTGCAATAAAAACAGCGGAGGAGGCATTAGATAAGATTCAGTTTAAACTGCCGTCCTTTTCTAAATGGACGCCGCAAGAGTGGAAAGAAAAGAGGGAAAGAACCGGCCGGATTCGGAAGGTGATGCTGGGGTGGGATGTGACCGATTTTGGAAGTGATGATTTTGCCCATGTGGGTGCAGTCCTCTTTACGATCCGAAACGGGTACTTGTATGACCCTGATATCGGAGTGCCGTACTGTGAAAAGGTTATTGTGTTTGACAGCTCCGAAAAGCAAGTGATTCCGCTTCATTTTCATAACAATAAGACGGAGGACATCATTAACAGGGGCAATGGGATTATGGAAATCGAACTGTATAATTCCACAGCGGACGGCAAAGTCGATTATGAGACTCCTGTGAAAATCTTCATGGACGGTATGGAATATGAGACTGAGGCGGGAAAAATCGTGGAAATCATGCCGGGAAATAGTATCTCCCTGACTCCGGGAATCTATCACCGGTTCGGCGCTAAGAAAGGTGCGGGAAATCTCGTTGCGGGAGAAGTGTCCAAGATCAACGATGACAATCTGGACAATGTGTTTGCAGAAGAACAGAAACGATTTTCCGAAATAGAGGAAGACGAAGAAATTTTATATCCACTCTGTAACGAATGCGGAAAATAG
- a CDS encoding DUF5721 family protein, protein MIALRLTSVKDFMSHLLLSETFDSFLFIEGEIVTFNTFTIDGYTQKAFFPDEEEIPEYSSWRALRDYCLTLIKGRKTPLSFKFIFSLSPHNITRLIEQNHLDFQPEAVGGLYLNIKYDGSNLLSITGTSMKTFTMDKSLEQAWDKMVQKFFSQKQIAYEVEG, encoded by the coding sequence ATGATTGCACTGCGGCTCACCAGCGTCAAGGATTTCATGTCACATTTACTGCTGTCCGAAACCTTTGATTCTTTTCTTTTTATTGAAGGGGAAATCGTCACTTTCAATACATTTACAATTGACGGCTACACACAGAAGGCTTTTTTCCCCGATGAAGAAGAGATTCCTGAGTATTCTTCATGGAGGGCCCTGCGCGACTACTGCCTTACACTAATTAAAGGGCGAAAAACCCCATTGAGTTTCAAATTTATATTTAGTTTATCCCCCCATAATATAACCCGGCTAATTGAGCAGAACCATCTGGATTTTCAGCCTGAGGCAGTGGGAGGACTCTATTTAAACATAAAATATGACGGAAGTAATCTGCTGAGTATTACTGGTACTTCCATGAAAACCTTTACCATGGATAAATCTCTGGAACAGGCCTGGGATAAAATGGTCCAGAAATTTTTCTCACAAAAACAAATAGCCTATGAGGTAGAAGGATAA
- a CDS encoding DUF4358 domain-containing protein has protein sequence MTNYSTGRRALPGRKSRRQRQISAVKYLILAAIIAYIVLLLLFTSGSTKSFSKVQRSVESVLDTEVLIETDVQGLKRYYGLNSADYDGVMLYISEASMSAEEVLLIKVRTEEQVQKVRAAVEKRLENRKNDFSGYAPKQAQLIEQAQLSVRGKYIFLAVSSEAEQYKEAFSKSL, from the coding sequence ATGACAAATTATAGTACCGGAAGAAGGGCGCTTCCCGGTAGGAAAAGCAGGAGGCAAAGACAGATTTCGGCAGTAAAATACCTTATACTGGCGGCTATAATTGCCTATATTGTATTACTGCTGCTATTTACTAGCGGAAGCACAAAATCTTTTTCAAAGGTTCAACGCTCTGTGGAGTCTGTTCTTGATACAGAAGTGCTCATCGAGACTGACGTACAGGGCCTGAAGCGTTATTACGGATTGAACAGTGCGGATTATGATGGCGTAATGCTTTACATTTCTGAGGCCAGCATGTCTGCTGAGGAGGTTCTCTTAATTAAGGTCAGGACAGAGGAGCAGGTGCAGAAGGTCAGGGCAGCAGTTGAAAAAAGGCTTGAGAACAGAAAGAATGATTTTTCGGGATATGCTCCCAAGCAGGCTCAGTTGATCGAGCAGGCCCAGTTGTCTGTCAGGGGGAAATATATATTTCTTGCTGTTTCATCAGAGGCGGAGCAGTATAAGGAGGCTTTCTCAAAGAGTTTATAA
- the clpX gene encoding ATP-dependent Clp protease ATP-binding subunit ClpX → MSDKDFIIIDELNTTEDEQKHEEGQPKEQKNTPAAVEEGKDEDGYEKYCLICHRPESTAGKMIDLPNNITVCSDCMQKSFDAMTNGSIDYSRLMNMPGVQFLNMADLENMAPKSQKIKKKKEKPKEFHKLDIKDIPAPHKIKARLDEYVVGQEYAKKAMSVAVYNHYKRVATDTMDDIEIEKSNMLMIGPTGSGKTYLVKTLARLLDVPLAITDATSLTEAGYIGDDIESVVSKLLAAADNDVERAEQGIIFIDEIDKIAKKKNSSQRDVSGESVQQGLLKLLEGSEVEVPVGANSKNAMVPLTTVNTKNILFICGGAFPDLEEIIKERLSKKTSMGFNSELKDKYQNDKEILSQVTVEDLRTFGMIPEFIGRLPIIFTLQGLDKDMLVKILKEPRNAILKQYKKLLALDEVNLEFDGGALEAIAEKAMKKDTGARALRAIIEEFMLDIMYEIPKDDGIGQVTITREYIEGTGGPLIELRGQEVPRLPS, encoded by the coding sequence ATGTCGGATAAAGATTTTATTATAATAGATGAATTAAATACTACAGAAGATGAGCAAAAGCACGAAGAGGGCCAGCCTAAGGAACAGAAGAATACTCCCGCTGCCGTGGAGGAGGGTAAGGATGAGGATGGATATGAAAAATATTGCCTGATCTGCCACCGCCCGGAGAGTACCGCAGGCAAGATGATAGACCTGCCGAACAACATCACAGTATGTTCAGACTGTATGCAGAAGAGTTTTGACGCAATGACCAATGGATCTATAGATTACAGCAGGCTTATGAATATGCCTGGAGTCCAGTTCCTGAATATGGCGGATTTAGAAAATATGGCTCCTAAAAGCCAGAAAATTAAAAAGAAAAAAGAGAAGCCAAAAGAGTTCCATAAGCTGGATATTAAAGATATACCTGCACCCCATAAAATAAAAGCCAGGCTGGATGAATATGTGGTGGGACAGGAATATGCTAAGAAGGCCATGTCAGTAGCCGTGTATAACCATTATAAAAGAGTGGCCACAGATACAATGGATGATATTGAGATTGAGAAATCCAATATGCTTATGATAGGGCCCACAGGAAGCGGTAAAACATATTTGGTCAAGACGTTGGCTAGATTGTTGGATGTACCCCTTGCCATTACAGATGCGACCTCCTTAACAGAGGCAGGCTACATAGGAGATGATATTGAAAGTGTGGTTTCTAAACTGCTGGCTGCGGCAGACAATGATGTGGAGAGAGCCGAGCAGGGAATTATCTTTATAGATGAAATCGATAAGATTGCCAAGAAGAAGAACTCCAGCCAGAGAGATGTGAGCGGTGAATCCGTGCAGCAGGGCCTTTTAAAGCTGCTGGAGGGCAGCGAGGTGGAAGTGCCTGTAGGGGCGAACAGTAAGAATGCCATGGTACCCCTGACTACTGTTAATACAAAGAACATATTGTTTATATGCGGAGGGGCGTTCCCTGACCTGGAGGAGATAATAAAGGAAAGGCTTTCTAAAAAGACCTCTATGGGTTTTAATTCAGAGCTAAAGGATAAGTATCAGAATGATAAAGAAATCTTATCCCAGGTAACAGTGGAGGATCTCAGGACTTTTGGCATGATACCGGAATTCATTGGACGGCTGCCGATTATCTTTACCTTACAGGGACTTGATAAGGACATGCTGGTGAAGATTCTGAAAGAGCCAAGAAATGCAATCCTAAAGCAGTACAAAAAGCTGCTGGCCTTAGATGAGGTCAACTTGGAATTTGACGGCGGGGCATTGGAGGCCATTGCGGAAAAGGCAATGAAGAAAGATACTGGAGCCAGGGCGCTCCGTGCAATTATTGAAGAGTTTATGCTGGATATTATGTATGAAATTCCCAAAGATGACGGCATTGGACAAGTGACAATAACAAGAGAATATATTGAAGGGACAGGCGGCCCCCTCATTGAGCTGAGAGGCCAGGAGGTACCGCGCCTGCCGTCCTGA
- a CDS encoding GDSL-type esterase/lipase family protein, translating into MVRKKRRKLLIYCCAVIALLLLVILTVEGVDSFKNRKLDTSEGLAVLKQAESGDVVKIESKIQKLEEKDQADAQEETGDTEKNYKALFANSVVMGDSISEALIEYDLLNASSVLSKIGVEIDDLDEQIEKAEKLNPQIIFLSYGMNDILGTNGDTQLFIEQYDSLLNTLQKKLPDTKIFVNSILPVQDKEVEEEPVYEKLDEYNKALRELCDKRQTAFIDHTDLVSDRYYEEDGVHFKISFYPYWLNRMAEVASL; encoded by the coding sequence ATGGTAAGAAAGAAAAGACGAAAACTGCTCATATACTGCTGTGCAGTCATTGCCCTTCTTCTCCTTGTGATTTTGACGGTTGAAGGTGTGGACAGTTTTAAGAACAGAAAACTAGATACATCTGAAGGACTAGCAGTTTTAAAGCAGGCGGAGTCCGGGGATGTAGTAAAAATAGAGAGTAAAATACAAAAGCTGGAGGAAAAGGATCAGGCGGACGCCCAAGAGGAGACTGGAGATACTGAAAAAAATTATAAAGCATTATTTGCAAATTCAGTAGTGATGGGGGATTCTATATCAGAAGCCCTCATAGAATATGATTTGCTGAATGCATCCAGTGTTTTGTCAAAGATCGGAGTGGAGATCGACGATTTGGATGAACAGATAGAAAAAGCAGAGAAACTGAATCCCCAGATTATTTTCCTTTCCTATGGGATGAATGATATCCTGGGGACAAATGGAGACACACAGTTATTTATTGAGCAGTATGATTCCCTGCTTAACACATTACAGAAAAAGCTGCCGGATACTAAGATTTTTGTGAATTCGATTCTTCCAGTCCAGGATAAAGAGGTAGAAGAGGAGCCGGTCTATGAAAAGCTGGACGAGTATAATAAGGCTCTTAGGGAACTGTGTGATAAGAGGCAGACTGCATTTATAGATCATACAGATTTGGTGTCAGATAGATATTATGAAGAGGACGGCGTGCATTTCAAAATATCTTTTTATCCATATTGGCTGAACCGTATGGCGGAGGTGGCTTCCTTATGA
- a CDS encoding MBOAT family O-acyltransferase, whose protein sequence is MVFSSITFLFIFLPVFLALYYIVPPNFKNAVMLAASLIFYAWGEPVYILLMLLSILLNYVCGLDIEEKRRVHQLCRRSLIFAVSINLLLLGFFKYYGFLLDTVNAVLPVDIPYRELPLPVGISFYTFQALSYIIDVYRGTVRPQKNLMYFALYISMFPQLIAGPIVRYVDIEAQLNHRTMNVRKFGSGAQYFIVGLAKKVILANSAGQLFEQIFALQPGRFSVLTAWIGCGAYAFQIYFDFSGYSDMAVGLGRMFGFEFRKNFEYPYISRSVTEFWRRWHISLGTWFREYVYIPLGGNRHGASRQIKNLLIVWMLTGLWHGSAWNFLFWGLYYGILLILEKFVWGSAVERMSPAVGHIYTLILVFIGWVFFFSPNIGYTFQYISAMFGPGASAFIDKQGMFYILTNWLLLLLAILGSSKRGSNVISHIIDSFNTVRTRKAAAGVVYIGIFLISIVYMVTESFNPFLYFRF, encoded by the coding sequence ATGGTATTCAGCAGTATTACATTTTTATTTATTTTTCTGCCAGTTTTCCTGGCACTGTATTATATTGTTCCGCCTAATTTTAAAAATGCGGTTATGCTGGCAGCCAGCCTGATTTTTTATGCGTGGGGGGAGCCAGTATATATCCTATTGATGTTGTTATCCATTTTGCTGAATTATGTATGCGGGTTGGATATTGAGGAGAAAAGGCGGGTTCACCAACTGTGCAGGCGCAGCCTTATATTTGCAGTTTCTATTAATCTTTTACTGTTGGGATTTTTTAAATACTATGGATTTCTGCTGGATACAGTGAATGCTGTGCTTCCTGTAGATATCCCTTACAGAGAACTTCCCCTGCCCGTCGGGATATCATTTTATACATTCCAGGCTTTATCTTATATTATTGACGTTTATAGAGGGACTGTAAGGCCACAGAAAAATTTGATGTATTTTGCTCTCTACATCTCTATGTTTCCCCAGTTGATTGCCGGGCCTATTGTCCGCTATGTTGACATTGAGGCGCAGCTTAACCACCGTACGATGAATGTCAGGAAATTCGGGAGCGGGGCACAGTATTTTATTGTGGGGCTTGCAAAGAAAGTCATACTGGCAAACTCTGCAGGGCAGCTCTTTGAACAGATATTTGCACTGCAGCCAGGGCGCTTTTCCGTTCTGACGGCATGGATAGGGTGCGGGGCCTATGCATTTCAAATTTATTTTGATTTCAGTGGATATTCTGACATGGCAGTGGGGTTAGGCCGTATGTTTGGATTTGAGTTCAGGAAGAATTTTGAATATCCCTATATATCACGCAGCGTTACAGAATTCTGGCGAAGGTGGCATATCTCACTGGGCACGTGGTTCAGGGAGTATGTTTACATTCCCCTGGGGGGAAACAGGCATGGTGCGTCCAGGCAGATTAAAAACTTGCTGATTGTATGGATGCTGACAGGACTGTGGCATGGATCGGCCTGGAATTTTCTGTTCTGGGGGCTGTACTATGGAATTCTCCTTATTTTAGAGAAATTTGTCTGGGGAAGCGCTGTTGAAAGGATGTCTCCGGCGGTAGGGCATATATATACACTGATACTGGTTTTTATAGGCTGGGTGTTCTTTTTCAGCCCCAATATCGGCTATACATTTCAGTATATCAGCGCCATGTTCGGCCCAGGGGCTTCTGCCTTTATAGATAAGCAGGGAATGTTTTATATTTTGACAAACTGGCTGCTTCTTCTTCTGGCTATTCTGGGTTCGTCAAAGAGAGGCAGCAACGTGATCAGCCATATTATAGATAGTTTTAATACTGTCCGGACTAGAAAAGCTGCGGCAGGTGTTGTCTATATAGGGATTTTTCTTATTTCGATTGTATACATGGTCACAGAATCATTCAATCCATTTTTGTATTTTAGGTTTTAG
- the ligA gene encoding NAD-dependent DNA ligase LigA, producing the protein MADKKKRMQNLVEILNRARRAYEQEDHEIMSNFEYDKLYDELLGLEQELGTTLASSPTVNVGYEVLSELPKERHERPMLSLDKTKEVSQLKEFLGAQKAVISWKLDGLTIVLTYQGGQLEKAVTRGNGEIGEVITNNAKVFKNLPLHIPYRGELVLRGEAVIGYKDFEKINAEIEDVDARYKNPRNLCSGSVRQLNNEITAQRNVRFFAFTLVSAEGEGFSNSRYEQLGWLERQGFEVVEHRLVTAETVEDEVIQFEQKIADNDFPSDGLVLTYDDIAYGQSLGATSKFPRDSFAFKWADEIKETRLLEIEWSPSRTGLINPVAIFEPVDLEGTTVSRASVHNISIMEDLELGVGDQIQVYKANMIIPQIAENLTRSGVKDIPTECPVCGGRTKISMENDTKTLYCTNPQCQAKQLKSFALFVSRDAMNIEGLSEATLEKFIVRGFVKDFTDIFHLERYGEEIKDMEGFGEKSYENLLNSIENARNTTLPKLVYSLGIANIGLANAKVICKALDYAPERFFDVTVEELSEISGVGGVIAGTFTDYFSDENHREIFTRLLQEVHIPKEEISGEGGILENMNFVITGSVEHYANRNEVKAVIEENGGKVTGTVTSKTNYLINNDIHSKSSKNKKAAELGVPIISEQDFLEMLKGKAAD; encoded by the coding sequence ATGGCAGATAAGAAGAAAAGGATGCAGAATCTGGTAGAGATTCTGAACCGGGCACGGCGTGCTTATGAGCAGGAAGACCACGAAATCATGAGTAATTTTGAGTATGATAAATTATATGATGAACTTTTGGGACTGGAACAGGAATTGGGAACAACTCTTGCCTCCAGTCCTACCGTTAATGTGGGATATGAAGTGCTAAGTGAACTCCCCAAGGAGAGACATGAACGCCCCATGCTCTCTCTGGATAAAACGAAGGAAGTGTCACAGCTGAAAGAGTTTCTTGGCGCCCAAAAGGCTGTCATCTCCTGGAAGCTGGACGGCCTGACGATTGTACTGACCTACCAGGGAGGACAGCTTGAGAAGGCTGTCACTAGGGGAAACGGCGAAATAGGGGAGGTGATTACCAACAATGCAAAAGTATTTAAGAACCTTCCCCTCCATATTCCTTATAGGGGAGAATTGGTACTCCGTGGGGAAGCGGTGATAGGATATAAAGATTTTGAAAAGATAAATGCAGAGATAGAGGACGTGGATGCCCGTTATAAAAATCCGAGAAACCTCTGCAGCGGCTCTGTGCGGCAGTTAAACAATGAAATCACAGCCCAAAGAAATGTCCGGTTTTTTGCATTTACTCTGGTAAGTGCAGAAGGGGAGGGATTTTCTAACTCCAGATATGAACAGCTTGGCTGGCTGGAGAGACAGGGTTTTGAGGTGGTTGAGCACAGGCTTGTTACTGCGGAAACTGTAGAAGATGAGGTGATACAGTTCGAACAGAAAATTGCAGACAATGACTTCCCTTCCGACGGGTTAGTGCTTACCTATGATGATATTGCCTATGGCCAGTCTCTTGGGGCTACATCAAAATTTCCCAGAGACTCATTTGCATTTAAATGGGCAGATGAAATTAAAGAAACCAGGCTTTTGGAAATTGAATGGAGTCCTTCACGTACCGGCCTGATTAATCCGGTGGCTATTTTTGAACCCGTGGATCTGGAAGGCACAACAGTCAGCCGTGCAAGCGTCCATAATATCAGCATCATGGAAGATCTGGAGCTGGGGGTGGGAGATCAAATCCAGGTCTACAAGGCCAATATGATTATTCCTCAGATAGCGGAAAACTTGACACGCAGCGGAGTGAAGGACATTCCCACGGAATGTCCTGTGTGCGGGGGAAGGACAAAGATTTCCATGGAAAATGATACAAAAACATTATACTGTACAAATCCCCAGTGCCAGGCGAAACAGCTAAAATCTTTTGCGCTGTTTGTCAGCAGGGATGCCATGAATATTGAGGGACTTTCAGAGGCCACTTTGGAAAAGTTTATAGTCAGAGGTTTTGTCAAAGATTTTACAGATATTTTTCACCTGGAGCGCTATGGAGAAGAGATTAAGGACATGGAAGGGTTTGGGGAAAAATCTTATGAGAATCTTTTGAACAGTATAGAAAATGCCAGGAATACAACACTTCCCAAGCTTGTATACAGTCTTGGGATAGCAAATATAGGACTAGCCAATGCAAAGGTCATATGTAAGGCGCTGGATTATGCCCCAGAGCGCTTTTTCGATGTAACTGTTGAGGAGCTGAGCGAAATCTCAGGGGTGGGCGGAGTGATTGCAGGGACATTCACGGATTACTTTTCTGATGAAAACCACCGGGAGATATTCACTAGGCTTTTACAGGAGGTCCACATCCCTAAGGAGGAAATATCCGGAGAAGGGGGGATCCTTGAGAATATGAATTTTGTGATCACAGGCAGTGTAGAGCATTATGCCAACCGGAATGAAGTCAAGGCGGTAATCGAGGAAAACGGAGGCAAAGTGACGGGAACGGTCACTTCGAAAACAAACTATTTGATTAATAATGATATACATTCAAAGTCTTCTAAAAATAAAAAAGCAGCTGAACTTGGTGTGCCAATTATTTCCGAACAGGATTTTCTGGAGATGTTAAAGGGCAAGGCGGCAGACTAG
- a CDS encoding pseudouridine synthase produces the protein MGNQIKTQFEHKNGPVRLNKYLSEAGICSRREADRLIQSGTVTVEGKPAEMGMRIYPGQTVKVGRKVVSRGDEMVVLAVNKPAGIVCTEEPRERNSIVRFLDYPVRITYVGRLDKDSRGLLLMTNNGDIINKIMRAANKHEKEYKVTVDKEVTGRFLEQMAAGVPILDTVTRPCQVRQMGKYTFSIILTQGLNRQIRRMCEVLGYHVKDLVRIRIMNIKLGKLREGEYRKLTDAELDCLYGQIKDSSN, from the coding sequence GTGGGCAATCAGATTAAAACTCAATTTGAGCATAAAAATGGGCCGGTCAGGCTGAATAAGTATTTAAGCGAAGCGGGTATTTGTTCCAGGAGGGAGGCAGACCGCCTGATTCAGAGCGGCACTGTTACAGTGGAAGGAAAGCCGGCTGAGATGGGGATGCGCATATATCCAGGGCAGACAGTGAAAGTTGGCAGGAAAGTGGTGTCCCGGGGTGACGAGATGGTTGTACTGGCAGTAAATAAACCAGCAGGTATTGTATGCACAGAGGAACCCAGGGAGAGAAATAGTATTGTGCGTTTTTTAGACTATCCCGTAAGGATTACTTATGTAGGCAGGCTGGATAAGGACTCCAGGGGCCTCTTGCTGATGACCAATAATGGAGATATCATTAATAAAATAATGCGTGCAGCCAACAAGCATGAAAAAGAATATAAGGTGACAGTGGACAAGGAAGTGACAGGGCGTTTTCTGGAACAAATGGCAGCAGGCGTCCCTATATTGGATACGGTGACAAGGCCATGCCAGGTCCGGCAGATGGGAAAATATACATTTTCTATTATCCTGACTCAGGGACTGAACAGGCAGATACGCAGAATGTGTGAAGTCCTGGGATATCATGTAAAAGATCTGGTGAGGATCCGAATTATGAATATTAAATTGGGAAAGCTAAGAGAAGGTGAGTACCGTAAGCTTACAGATGCTGAGCTGGACTGCCTGTATGGGCAGATTAAAGATTCATCTAATTAA
- a CDS encoding DHHW family protein: MRRNRRKKRRGAEGLIGKLFIIFLLLFIVGNFLTPVKSISEEENRMLTQKPEISIGGLLSGGYMEEYENYQADQFIGRNFLRRVKVALNRLGGSQEENGVFIGKGRQLLEDIVVPDEESLKNNLDAIQKFSDKYEDVPVNMILVPDAANILSGQLPSLATVADQNANIGYVKKKLGDSVQWVDAVGALEKHKDEKIYYLTDNHWTTLGAFYMLEEAAGTLGITADLASSYASYPVTEGFNGTLAAKSGCRLNVKEEIEIYVPSEADNDVVVNYVDEQVKTTTLYDRDKLKTRDKYAVFLGGNTSLIDIKTMSAGQKHLLVLKDSYANCFVPFLTPYFREIVMVDPRYYSGNIEDVMETYQITDVLILYSGNTFFRDNNISGVLESGQSD; the protein is encoded by the coding sequence ATGAGAAGAAACAGGAGAAAAAAGAGAAGAGGCGCAGAAGGATTAATAGGCAAACTCTTTATTATCTTTCTGCTTTTATTTATAGTAGGTAATTTTCTGACTCCAGTTAAGTCTATATCAGAGGAAGAAAACCGTATGCTGACGCAGAAACCTGAAATAAGTATAGGCGGCTTGTTGTCCGGGGGGTATATGGAGGAGTATGAGAATTATCAGGCAGACCAATTTATTGGACGGAACTTCCTGAGGCGTGTGAAGGTAGCTTTAAACCGCCTGGGAGGCAGCCAGGAGGAGAATGGCGTCTTTATAGGAAAAGGCAGGCAGCTTTTGGAGGATATTGTAGTCCCTGATGAAGAAAGCCTGAAGAATAATCTGGATGCTATTCAAAAATTTTCTGACAAGTATGAGGATGTGCCAGTGAATATGATCCTTGTGCCAGATGCGGCAAATATACTGAGCGGTCAGCTGCCTTCCCTTGCCACAGTGGCAGACCAGAATGCTAATATTGGATATGTGAAAAAAAAGCTGGGGGATTCTGTACAGTGGGTGGATGCCGTAGGGGCGCTGGAGAAACATAAGGACGAAAAAATATATTATCTTACGGATAATCACTGGACGACCCTTGGCGCCTTTTACATGCTGGAGGAGGCTGCCGGAACTCTGGGCATTACTGCCGACCTTGCCAGCAGTTATGCTTCTTATCCAGTGACGGAAGGGTTTAATGGTACTCTGGCTGCAAAGAGCGGATGCCGGCTGAATGTAAAGGAGGAGATCGAGATATATGTCCCCTCTGAGGCAGATAATGATGTTGTTGTAAATTATGTGGATGAACAAGTGAAAACTACAACCCTCTATGACAGGGACAAACTAAAGACGAGAGATAAATATGCAGTATTTTTGGGAGGGAATACATCTCTCATTGATATAAAAACAATGTCCGCCGGACAAAAGCATCTGCTGGTATTAAAGGATTCCTATGCGAATTGCTTCGTTCCATTTCTGACACCATATTTCCGTGAGATTGTCATGGTGGACCCAAGATACTACAGTGGAAATATAGAGGATGTCATGGAAACATACCAGATAACGGATGTTTTAATTCTTTACAGCGGCAATACATTTTTTAGAGATAATAATATAAGCGGAGTGTTGGAGAGTGGGCAATCAGATTAA
- a CDS encoding L-rhamnose mutarotase: protein MKRVGRIVKVKLEMKDRYIELHANPWSEVSKAIYACGIRNFSIFVKGEMLFSYFEYIGTDYEADMERLDHLTKDWLKETDACQTPVEDAADDELWCEMETIFYQQ from the coding sequence ATGAAACGGGTTGGAAGAATTGTAAAAGTTAAATTGGAAATGAAAGACCGGTACATAGAACTCCATGCAAATCCATGGTCGGAGGTGAGTAAGGCAATCTACGCATGTGGCATACGGAATTTTTCAATATTTGTCAAAGGAGAGATGCTGTTTTCATATTTTGAGTACATAGGGACAGACTACGAGGCAGATATGGAACGTCTCGATCATCTGACAAAGGACTGGCTGAAAGAGACAGATGCGTGTCAGACTCCGGTGGAGGATGCCGCAGACGATGAGCTATGGTGTGAGATGGAAACGATATTTTATCAACAGTAG